From Mycobacterium lacus, one genomic window encodes:
- a CDS encoding cobyrinate a,c-diamide synthase translates to MTRVPAVVVSAPASGSGKTTVATGLIGALRQVGHTVAPFKVGPDFIDPGYHTLAAGRPGRNLDPVLVGETLIGPLYAHGAAGADIAVIEGVMGLFDGRISEAATAAAAGSTAHVAGLLGAPVVLVVDARGQSHSIAALLHGFSTFDTTTRIAGAILNRVGTARHEQVLRQACERVGVAVLGAIPRTAELELPTRYLGLVTAVEYGGRALSAVNAMTALVARHVDLAAVIGAAGSTAAAPPWDPETAVGEAAGPRPTVAMAAGKAFSFGYAEHAELLRAAGAEVVEFDPLVDPLPDGTGAVLLPGGFPEQFAAELSGNDVVRRQIAELAAAGAPVHAECGGLTYLVSELDGYPMCGVLAGSARFTQHLTLGYRDAVAVADSALYSAGQRVVGHEFHRTAITFTDNYQPAWIYRGQDEAAHDGVVHTGVHASYLHTHPAAKPDALARFVAHAAATKLGG, encoded by the coding sequence GTGACCCGCGTACCCGCGGTGGTCGTATCGGCTCCCGCGTCCGGTAGCGGAAAGACCACCGTCGCAACCGGTTTGATCGGAGCCCTGCGGCAGGTGGGCCACACTGTGGCACCTTTCAAGGTGGGCCCGGACTTCATCGACCCCGGCTACCACACGCTGGCCGCGGGACGGCCCGGCCGCAACCTGGATCCGGTTTTGGTGGGGGAAACGCTTATTGGCCCGCTGTACGCCCACGGTGCTGCCGGCGCCGACATCGCCGTCATCGAGGGCGTGATGGGCCTATTCGACGGTCGAATCAGCGAAGCCGCGACCGCTGCGGCGGCAGGCTCCACCGCGCACGTGGCCGGTCTGCTCGGCGCCCCGGTGGTCCTGGTGGTCGACGCGCGTGGCCAGAGCCATAGCATTGCGGCGCTGCTGCACGGGTTTTCCACGTTCGACACGACGACCCGGATTGCGGGCGCGATCCTCAACCGGGTCGGAACGGCCAGACATGAGCAGGTGCTGCGGCAGGCGTGCGAGCGGGTCGGTGTCGCGGTGCTGGGCGCCATCCCGCGCACCGCTGAATTGGAGCTGCCGACCAGGTATCTGGGACTTGTCACCGCCGTGGAGTACGGCGGTCGTGCACTGTCGGCGGTGAACGCGATGACCGCCCTGGTCGCTCGCCACGTCGACCTCGCCGCGGTGATCGGCGCCGCGGGAAGCACGGCCGCCGCTCCGCCGTGGGACCCCGAAACGGCGGTGGGCGAGGCAGCGGGCCCGCGACCCACGGTCGCGATGGCGGCTGGCAAGGCATTCAGTTTCGGCTATGCCGAACACGCCGAGCTCTTGCGGGCCGCCGGGGCCGAAGTGGTCGAGTTCGACCCGCTCGTCGACCCGCTGCCCGACGGGACCGGCGCGGTGCTGCTGCCCGGGGGTTTCCCCGAGCAGTTCGCCGCGGAGCTGTCGGGCAACGATGTCGTTCGTCGACAGATCGCCGAGTTGGCCGCCGCCGGCGCGCCGGTACATGCCGAATGCGGGGGGCTCACCTATCTGGTGTCCGAACTCGACGGATACCCGATGTGCGGCGTGCTGGCCGGATCGGCGCGGTTCACCCAACACCTCACGTTGGGATATCGCGACGCCGTCGCGGTCGCCGATTCGGCGCTGTATTCGGCCGGCCAGCGGGTGGTTGGGCATGAATTCCACCGCACCGCAATCACTTTCACCGATAACTATCAGCCGGCGTGGATATATCGCGGCCAGGACGAAGCCGCACATGACGGCGTGGTGCATACCGGGGTGCACGCGTCATACCTGCATACCCATCCGGCTGCCAAGCCCGATGCGCTCGCCCGCTTCGTCGCACACGCCGCCGCCACTAAGCTTGGCGGGTGA
- the cobO gene encoding cob(I)yrinic acid a,c-diamide adenosyltransferase yields MPQGNPLQVPDDGLTTRARRHTPVLAVHTGAGKGKSTAAFGMALRAWDAGLDVAVFQFVKSAKWKVGEEAAFRQLGRLHDQHGVGGSVEWHKMGSGWSWTRTSRKAGSDAEHAAAAADGWAEIARRLAAQRHDFYVLDEFTYPLQWGWLDVDEVVDALLARPGFQHVVITGRDAPARLVEAADLVTEMTKVKHPMDAGRKGQKGIEW; encoded by the coding sequence ATGCCACAAGGTAATCCGCTCCAGGTGCCCGATGATGGCCTGACCACCCGGGCCCGGCGCCACACACCAGTGCTGGCCGTGCATACCGGTGCCGGCAAGGGGAAGTCGACGGCGGCGTTCGGGATGGCGTTGCGGGCTTGGGATGCCGGGCTGGACGTTGCCGTCTTCCAGTTCGTCAAGAGTGCCAAGTGGAAGGTGGGCGAGGAGGCGGCGTTTCGTCAACTCGGCCGGTTGCACGACCAGCACGGAGTGGGCGGATCGGTGGAGTGGCACAAGATGGGCAGCGGCTGGTCCTGGACGCGTACGTCGCGCAAGGCCGGCAGCGACGCCGAGCACGCGGCGGCAGCTGCGGACGGCTGGGCCGAGATCGCGCGCCGGCTGGCCGCGCAACGCCACGACTTCTATGTGCTGGACGAATTCACCTACCCGCTGCAGTGGGGCTGGCTCGACGTCGACGAGGTGGTGGACGCCTTGCTGGCCCGGCCCGGCTTTCAGCACGTCGTGATCACCGGGCGCGACGCCCCGGCGCGGTTGGTCGAGGCCGCCGACCTGGTCACCGAGATGACCAAGGTCAAGCACCCGATGGATGCGGGGCGCAAGGGGCAGAAGGGCATCGAGTGGTGA
- a CDS encoding magnesium chelatase subunit D family protein, with the protein MKPYPFSAIVGHDQLRLALLLCAVRPEIGGALIRGEKGTAKSTAVRGLAALLSAATGSSGAGLVEMPLGATEDRVVGSLDLQRVLRDGEHAFSPGLLARAHGGVLYVDEVNLLHDHLVDVLLDAAAMGRVHVERDGISHSHEARFVLIGTMNPEEGELRPQLLDRFGLTVDVHASRDVDVRVQVIRQRMAYEADPDAFAERHADADAELARRIAAARAIVDDVVLPDNELRRIAKLCAAFDVDGMRADLVVARTAVAHAAWRGVKAVEEQDIRVAAELALPHRRRRDPFDDHGIDRDQLDDALARAGADPEPDPDPPGGGGFTDKFAPQPNSQSGSKPQPPRPSAPPSQTFRTRALTVPGVGQGAPGRRSRARNASGRVVAAADGNDAHGLHLFATLLSAAERTTGAGPLRPRPDDVRRAVREGREGNLVIFVVDASGSMAARDRMAAVSGATLSLLRDAYQRRDKVAVITFRQHEARLLLPPTSSAHIAGRRLARFDTGGKTPLAEGLLAARELILRERVRDKARRPLVVVLTDGRATAGPDPLGRSRTAAARLVAEGAAAVVVDCETSYVRLGLAGQLARQLGAQAVRLEQLHADHLTRAVRCVA; encoded by the coding sequence GTGAAGCCGTACCCATTCAGCGCGATCGTCGGGCACGACCAGCTGCGCCTCGCGCTGCTGCTGTGTGCGGTCCGCCCGGAGATCGGCGGCGCGCTCATCCGCGGCGAGAAGGGCACCGCCAAGTCGACGGCCGTGCGCGGGCTGGCCGCGCTGCTGTCCGCGGCCACCGGGAGTAGCGGGGCCGGCCTGGTCGAGATGCCGCTGGGCGCAACCGAAGACCGGGTGGTCGGCTCACTGGATCTGCAGCGGGTGCTGCGCGACGGCGAGCACGCGTTCTCACCCGGGTTGCTGGCGCGTGCGCACGGCGGCGTGCTCTACGTCGACGAGGTCAACCTGCTGCACGATCACCTGGTCGACGTGCTGCTCGACGCCGCCGCGATGGGACGGGTACACGTCGAACGCGACGGCATCTCCCATTCACACGAGGCCCGGTTCGTGCTGATCGGCACGATGAACCCGGAAGAGGGCGAGCTGCGTCCCCAACTGCTGGACAGGTTCGGTCTCACCGTCGACGTGCACGCGTCACGTGATGTTGACGTGCGGGTGCAGGTCATCCGCCAGCGGATGGCCTACGAGGCCGATCCCGATGCGTTCGCCGAGCGCCACGCCGACGCCGACGCCGAACTCGCGCGCCGGATCGCCGCCGCGCGCGCGATCGTCGACGATGTGGTGTTGCCGGACAACGAGTTACGACGCATTGCGAAGCTGTGCGCCGCGTTTGACGTCGACGGCATGCGGGCCGATCTGGTGGTCGCCCGAACCGCCGTCGCCCACGCCGCCTGGCGCGGCGTCAAGGCCGTCGAGGAGCAGGACATCCGGGTGGCGGCCGAATTGGCGCTGCCGCATCGGCGCCGTCGGGACCCGTTCGACGATCACGGCATCGACCGCGACCAGCTGGACGATGCGCTGGCGCGGGCCGGTGCTGACCCGGAGCCTGATCCCGACCCGCCCGGCGGCGGCGGGTTCACCGATAAGTTTGCGCCGCAACCGAACTCGCAATCTGGTTCGAAGCCGCAACCGCCGCGGCCCAGTGCGCCGCCTTCGCAGACCTTCCGTACCCGCGCGCTCACCGTGCCCGGGGTCGGTCAAGGGGCGCCGGGACGACGATCACGGGCCCGCAACGCCTCCGGCAGGGTCGTGGCCGCCGCCGACGGCAACGACGCCCACGGACTGCACCTGTTCGCCACCCTGCTGTCCGCCGCCGAGCGCACCACGGGCGCCGGGCCGTTGCGCCCGCGGCCCGATGATGTCCGCCGGGCCGTCCGCGAGGGACGAGAAGGCAATTTGGTGATCTTTGTCGTCGACGCCTCCGGCTCGATGGCCGCCCGGGATCGCATGGCCGCGGTCAGCGGCGCCACCCTGTCGCTGCTGCGCGACGCCTACCAACGGCGGGACAAGGTCGCGGTGATCACCTTCCGCCAGCACGAGGCGCGGTTGTTGCTCCCGCCGACCTCGTCGGCGCACATCGCCGGCCGCCGACTGGCCCGGTTCGACACCGGGGGCAAGACGCCGCTCGCCGAGGGCCTGCTGGCCGCGCGTGAGCTGATCCTCCGGGAGAGGGTGCGCGACAAGGCTCGACGGCCGTTGGTGGTGGTGCTCACCGATGGCCGGGCCACCGCCGGGCCGGACCCGTTGGGCCGCAGTCGAACCGCGGCGGCCCGGCTGGTCGCCGAGGGCGCGGCCGCCGTGGTCGTGGATTGCGAAACTTCGTATGTGAGGCTGGGGTTGGCCGGGCAATTGGCCCGCCAGCTGGGGGCGCAAGCGGTGCGGCTGGAGCAGTTGCACGCCGATCACCTGACGCGGGCCGTGCGTTGCGTGGCATGA
- a CDS encoding GNAT family N-acetyltransferase has product MTETLRRMWAKDLDAPTLYELLKLRVEVFVVEQACPYPELDGRDLLAETRHFWLQTPEGEVICTLRLMEEHAGGEKAFRIGRLCTKRDARGQGHTTRLLRAALAEVGNYPCRIDAQTYLADMYAQHGFVRDGDDFIDDGIPHVPMLKPSRPPPAQADTPPASSAGGPGSGLAAQP; this is encoded by the coding sequence ATGACCGAAACGCTGCGCCGCATGTGGGCCAAAGACCTTGACGCCCCGACCCTTTACGAATTGCTCAAGCTAAGGGTGGAGGTTTTCGTCGTCGAACAGGCGTGCCCGTATCCGGAGCTGGACGGACGTGACCTGCTCGCCGAGACCCGGCACTTCTGGCTCCAAACGCCGGAGGGCGAGGTGATCTGCACGCTGCGGCTGATGGAAGAGCACGCCGGAGGCGAGAAGGCGTTCCGGATCGGCCGGCTGTGCACCAAACGCGATGCGCGTGGACAGGGCCACACCACCCGGCTGCTGCGCGCCGCGCTGGCCGAAGTGGGGAACTATCCGTGCCGGATCGACGCGCAGACCTATCTGGCGGACATGTACGCCCAGCACGGATTCGTCCGCGACGGCGACGATTTCATCGACGACGGCATACCGCATGTGCCCATGCTCAAGCCCTCACGCCCGCCTCCTGCGCAGGCCGATACCCCGCCTGCATCGTCGGCGGGCGGGCCCGGCTCCGGTCTGGCGGCGCAGCCGTGA